CCTTCACCGGGATACACCGTTACCGGAGCAATCCAGGAAACCCTCTGGGTAAGGGCCGCCATCAGGGCTTCGTCATGGGCAATACCACCGGTAAGCAAAATGGCGTCCACCTTTCCTTCCGCAGCGGCCGCCAGGGCTCCGATTTCTTTCGCCACCCGGTACACAAAGGCCCGCAACAGGAGTTCCGCCTCCGCATCTCCCTTAGAGGCTCGCCGTTCCAGTTCCCGCACATCGTTGGTGCCCGCCAGATTGACAAAGCCCCCCTGACCAGTAAGCAGCTTCCGGATCTCATGCTCGGTGTATTTCCCTGAAAAACAGAGGGTCACCAGGTCTCCGGCGGGAATGGTCCCCGCCCGTTCAGGCGCAAAGGGCCCTTCGCCATCAAGCCCGTTGTTCACATCGACCACCCGTCCCCGTCGATGGAGCCCCACCGTCACACCCCCTCCCATGTGGGCGATGATTAACACCAGGTCCTCGTAGCGTACCCCCTTTGACCGGGCATACCGGAGGGCCACCGCCCGCTGGTTTAAGGCATGAAAGATAGATCGTCGCTTTATCTCTTTTATGCCCGTAAGACGGGCTACCTCATCCAGTTCATCCACCACCACCGGATCACTGATATACGCGGGGATTCCCAGCTTTGTGGCCAGTTTATCCGCAATCAGGGCTCCCAGGTTTGACGCATGTCCCCCATAACAGGCAGTACGGAGATCCTGTTTCATTTTTTCATTAACCCGGTATATTCCATGGGGCAAAGGACGCACCAGACCGCCCCGGGCAACCACACAATCAAGGGCGTTAAGATCTATCACATGGTCTTCCAGGACCTTTAGAATGGCGCCTTCCCGAAAATCCAGTTGATCCGCCACGGTGTCAAACTGCTGCAGTTCAGAAACAGGATGGGCCACGGTGGCACTGAAAATGGTCTCCTCGTTGCGATACACCCCTACCTTTGTGCTGGTAGAGCCGGGATTAATAACCAGAATCGTATACGTCATCAGGGTTCAGTATACTCCCTCTTCTTTTAAAAAAGCAAGGAAAAATAGCCTTTAATATATATAAAGATATTTAAATAAAACTAAAAACAGAAAAGGGGACCTAAAGGCGCAGAACCGCCGGTATACCCCTTTTCATCAATTTTTTTTGCCCTCTTCCGCCCCCATGACAGGGGCATAAAAAAGGAGTATGATAACCGTATCCCTATGATACCTACAGCGTCTTATCACCAAGGAAGTTCCTCACTAATGGAAAAGATCCGGGGGGCCCATATCCCTCCGTTCCACCTGGGGATTTGGTTTTTAGGGCAGAATTCTTTCATTTTCAAAGACAGCCAGTCCTTTACGGTGGCCATCGATCCTTACCTCAGCGATTACTGTGCAACCAGGGGGATAGTTCCGGGGCCTACCGAAAAAAGCCGGAAATTTCCTCCGCCGGTTTTGCCGGAAGAATTAGCGGTGGATCTCATTCTCCTTACCCATTCCCACTGTGATCACGCAGATCCCGAGACATTGAAAGGGGTGGCCCAGTCCTTTTCTCATGCCTTTGAAGCATCGCAAAAACAAGGGGAGTCACCGGCGAAGAATCCGGTAGCCCCTCTCCCCCAAAGCAAAGAGAAAAAACCACTCCACCAGGGGGGATGGCTCCGTATAGCGGGACCCCGGCTAGCCCTGGAAGTGGCCCGAAAAGCGGGGATCCCCTTAGAACAGCTCCGTCTTATTCAGGTGGGAGAAGAGGTTTTCTTTTCTAAGAAACCGGGCATCCTAGCAGCGGCAGAACGACTCCGTTCCGGCAATGCCGATAAGGGCGTGCTCGTACGGGGGACCTTTGCCATTCCCACCGACACGACCGACCTTAACCACATGGGTTTTCTGATTCGTTTTGCGGGGGGCATTACCCTCTGGAACACGGGAGATACGGCGTGGTCAGAGCACCTTCTGGAACTGGGCGGGAAGGATGTGCGAGAAACGGTGCAGCGATGGCAAAAAGAAGATTCTGCGGCGGGCTCTCAAGAGGCTATGCAAGAAGGGAAAGGGGAACAGCATGCGGCCCTTTCATCAGCAGAAGCTTCTCATCAGCGCCCGGATCTCATGCTGGTGTGCATCAACGCCGGTTATGGCAATCTTTCCCATTGGGAAGCGGCCTGTCTTGCAGGGGCGGCGGAGCCCCGTCTGGTGATCCCAACCCACTATGACCTTTTTCCCCATAACTCCCTGGATCCCCGGCCCTTTAAGACCTCCCTCGAAAAAAGGGCGCCCCATTCCTTGTGCGAGATTCTAGAAGTGGGGCGGGGGTACCTTTACTCAAAAGAGAGGGGACTCGAAGGGTTAGAGGACTGAGCCGGCACTCCAAGATATCCCCGGTATTTTCGGACAAAGCCACAAGGACGATAGGTCATCTTTGCCTGCCGTAACCCTTCGTCTCCCAGATCCTGTTCCCGATTAATATGGAGAATATGTTTAGGAAGGGACTGGGCAAAGGCCTGATTAATAAATTGATAAATTCCTTTGTACTTTTCCAGTCCCTTTTCGAAATGAATAGCAAACATCTTTCCCTTGGCAATTGGTTCTCCCAGACACCAGCCTGCGGGTTCATTATCCACATAATACATGGCGCCCCGGAGCCCAATATCTTCGAATAATTCCAGGGCTTCCCGGGCAGCCAGGTAATCCCCTTCTACACCTTTTTCTTTTTTCCACTCCTCGAGGACATAGAGGGCATCGGGAATAAGGTCTCTGGTAAGGGGACGTTTCTCATAGGAG
The DNA window shown above is from Treponema sp. J25 and carries:
- the buk gene encoding butyrate kinase produces the protein MTYTILVINPGSTSTKVGVYRNEETIFSATVAHPVSELQQFDTVADQLDFREGAILKVLEDHVIDLNALDCVVARGGLVRPLPHGIYRVNEKMKQDLRTACYGGHASNLGALIADKLATKLGIPAYISDPVVVDELDEVARLTGIKEIKRRSIFHALNQRAVALRYARSKGVRYEDLVLIIAHMGGGVTVGLHRRGRVVDVNNGLDGEGPFAPERAGTIPAGDLVTLCFSGKYTEHEIRKLLTGQGGFVNLAGTNDVRELERRASKGDAEAELLLRAFVYRVAKEIGALAAAAEGKVDAILLTGGIAHDEALMAALTQRVSWIAPVTVYPGEGELEALRDAGLRVLRGEEIPVEY
- a CDS encoding MBL fold metallo-hydrolase, which produces MEKIRGAHIPPFHLGIWFLGQNSFIFKDSQSFTVAIDPYLSDYCATRGIVPGPTEKSRKFPPPVLPEELAVDLILLTHSHCDHADPETLKGVAQSFSHAFEASQKQGESPAKNPVAPLPQSKEKKPLHQGGWLRIAGPRLALEVARKAGIPLEQLRLIQVGEEVFFSKKPGILAAAERLRSGNADKGVLVRGTFAIPTDTTDLNHMGFLIRFAGGITLWNTGDTAWSEHLLELGGKDVRETVQRWQKEDSAAGSQEAMQEGKGEQHAALSSAEASHQRPDLMLVCINAGYGNLSHWEAACLAGAAEPRLVIPTHYDLFPHNSLDPRPFKTSLEKRAPHSLCEILEVGRGYLYSKERGLEGLED
- a CDS encoding phosphatidylglycerol lysyltransferase domain-containing protein, coding for MKIPVYPQFAPISLEFKDDLLPRLNLTVDGVSEFTFSNLYLFRHRYHYQVSHVPNTTVIISGELEGKRFFMTPCNVPERSVLEDLFAHHDYWKNISDSLMCHHCINLKEWGITIIEDRDNFDYLYLRTDLAELSGKKYHKKRNLVNAFINSYSYEKRPLTRDLIPDALYVLEEWKKEKGVEGDYLAAREALELFEDIGLRGAMYYVDNEPAGWCLGEPIAKGKMFAIHFEKGLEKYKGIYQFINQAFAQSLPKHILHINREQDLGDEGLRQAKMTYRPCGFVRKYRGYLGVPAQSSNPSSPLSFE